In Pseudobacter ginsenosidimutans, the following are encoded in one genomic region:
- a CDS encoding response regulator has translation MTKTDSPIHIVMADDDAEDLELLQMAIQSIEPGVQLHLFSNGISALQYLMGDDSIPTPSLIVFDYNMPQKNGAQLLLSLNEDARYSSTPKIILSTSNAPLHIEECLNNGATDYLIKPFHLQECYDLARKLLRFCRA, from the coding sequence ATGACGAAGACAGACAGCCCGATACATATTGTTATGGCAGATGATGACGCTGAAGACCTGGAGCTTCTGCAGATGGCTATTCAATCCATCGAACCAGGGGTGCAACTACATCTTTTCAGCAATGGGATTTCCGCTTTACAATATTTGATGGGGGACGATTCTATACCAACGCCTTCACTGATCGTATTCGATTACAATATGCCTCAGAAGAATGGCGCGCAGTTACTGCTTTCACTGAATGAAGATGCACGCTACTCCAGCACACCCAAAATAATCCTGAGCACTTCCAATGCTCCTTTGCATATCGAAGAATGTTTGAATAACGGCGCTACCGATTACCTGATCAAACCCTTCCACCTCCAGGAATGTTACGATCTGGCGAGGAAGCTATTGCGGTTTTGCAGGGCCTGA
- a CDS encoding isocitrate lyase/PEP mutase family protein, producing the protein MSQLQKGEALKKLHQRSGIFVIPNAWDAGSARVLTGLGFEAIATTSAGLAFARGKPDGEGALTKGETFENVAEIIAATYLPVSADLENGYGDEPEDCAKTILEGAVLGLAGGSIEDATGRPGDPIYPFELAVERVRAAVNAARNLPFEFTLTARAENLIYGRPDLKDTVNRLVAYAEAGADVLFAPGLSTREEIETVVKAVAPKPVNIVIGLGITRFTLEELASFGVKRVSLGSSLVRAAYSGFYKAAEEIKQNGTFSYNTGTLSYGDINEMLR; encoded by the coding sequence ATGTCGCAACTGCAGAAAGGGGAAGCGCTGAAAAAACTGCATCAGCGTTCAGGCATATTCGTTATCCCTAATGCCTGGGATGCAGGTTCGGCCAGAGTGCTGACAGGACTTGGGTTTGAAGCTATCGCCACTACCAGTGCCGGACTGGCGTTTGCCAGGGGAAAGCCGGATGGGGAAGGGGCGCTCACTAAAGGTGAAACCTTTGAAAATGTGGCGGAGATCATTGCAGCCACCTATCTTCCTGTGTCTGCAGACCTGGAAAATGGTTATGGTGATGAACCGGAGGATTGTGCCAAAACCATTCTGGAAGGAGCGGTGCTGGGACTTGCCGGTGGTTCCATCGAAGATGCCACGGGCAGGCCGGGTGATCCGATCTATCCTTTTGAGCTGGCTGTGGAGCGGGTACGCGCTGCCGTGAATGCAGCCCGCAATCTGCCTTTTGAATTCACGCTGACTGCAAGGGCCGAAAATCTGATCTATGGCAGGCCTGATCTGAAAGATACCGTCAACCGGCTTGTAGCCTATGCTGAAGCAGGGGCAGACGTCCTTTTTGCTCCTGGACTTTCCACCCGCGAAGAAATTGAAACCGTAGTGAAAGCTGTAGCTCCCAAACCTGTGAATATTGTGATAGGACTGGGCATCACACGCTTCACACTGGAAGAGCTCGCATCCTTCGGCGTAAAAAGAGTAAGCCTCGGTTCATCGCTTGTAAGGGCCGCCTATAGCGGTTTCTACAAAGCCGCAGAGGAAATCAAACAAAACGGAACATTCTCTTACAATACCGGAACCCTCAGTTACGGAGATATCAATGAAATGCTCAGGTAA
- a CDS encoding methyltransferase family protein yields the protein MAGNVSLFWRNLFFTILQPGMVAGLIPWLLVRESINHSTFSDFSIVRYAGLLLLLAGVIITLLCIIRFATDGRGTLSPADPTKELVIAGLYRYSRNPMYIGVMSILTGECLLVPVTALFIYTVSIFIAFNLFIIFYEEPRLRKDFGEQYINYCRRVRRWL from the coding sequence ATGGCAGGAAATGTATCCCTATTCTGGCGAAACTTATTCTTCACTATCCTGCAACCTGGGATGGTGGCGGGTTTGATTCCCTGGCTATTGGTCAGGGAATCCATCAACCATTCTACTTTTTCTGATTTTTCCATTGTCCGGTATGCAGGTCTGTTGCTACTGCTGGCAGGCGTCATCATAACTTTACTATGCATCATCCGTTTTGCCACAGACGGCCGCGGCACGCTCTCTCCTGCTGATCCTACAAAAGAACTTGTAATTGCAGGACTTTACAGGTATTCAAGAAATCCCATGTATATCGGCGTTATGAGCATACTTACCGGAGAGTGTTTACTGGTTCCCGTCACTGCATTATTCATTTATACTGTTTCTATTTTCATCGCATTCAATCTCTTCATCATTTTCTATGAAGAGCCCAGGCTGAGAAAGGACTTCGGTGAACAGTATATTAATTATTGCCGCCGGGTGAGAAGATGGCTGTAA
- a CDS encoding AraC family transcriptional regulator: MKVLQFTVPIVQKGSLAVQEDILPYFYNYYHRHAEAQITLIIKGEGTFIAGNYTQPFKPGEVYLLGANQPHIFKADAHYFENQQENNIHAIHVYFDQDSLLKGILNLQELDGIRKFLLNAGNGYQLPEQYCGMASLMIKRINTTDRAERLFEFFRLLQFFANEVKDWKSLSNGFSKYSFTDSEGLRMNDIYQYTVEHYAENISLKKVSEVAHITPHAFCKYFKKHTRKTYMSFLNEIRINEACKRIINGDFDSISSIAYSIGFNNTITFNRVFKKVTGMTPSSYISGYKRK, encoded by the coding sequence ATGAAAGTCCTCCAATTTACGGTTCCGATTGTCCAAAAAGGCTCTCTGGCGGTACAGGAAGACATACTTCCCTACTTTTACAATTATTATCACCGCCACGCCGAAGCCCAGATCACGTTGATCATCAAGGGCGAAGGCACTTTCATTGCCGGAAATTACACACAACCTTTCAAACCCGGTGAGGTTTACCTGCTGGGCGCCAATCAACCGCATATCTTCAAAGCCGACGCACATTATTTCGAAAACCAGCAGGAAAATAATATCCATGCCATCCATGTTTACTTCGACCAGGACTCGCTTCTCAAAGGCATCCTGAATCTGCAGGAACTGGATGGTATCCGGAAATTCCTGCTCAATGCCGGCAATGGCTATCAGTTACCGGAACAATATTGCGGTATGGCCTCGCTCATGATCAAAAGGATCAACACCACAGACAGGGCAGAAAGACTGTTCGAATTCTTCCGGCTATTGCAATTCTTCGCCAATGAAGTGAAAGACTGGAAATCCCTGTCGAATGGATTCTCCAAGTATTCATTCACAGACAGCGAAGGCTTGCGCATGAACGATATCTATCAGTATACCGTTGAGCACTACGCGGAAAATATTTCCCTGAAGAAAGTTTCCGAAGTGGCGCATATCACTCCACATGCTTTCTGCAAGTACTTCAAGAAACATACACGGAAAACCTATATGAGCTTTCTGAATGAGATCCGCATCAATGAAGCCTGCAAGAGGATCATCAACGGGGATTTCGATTCCATCTCTTCTATCGCCTATTCCATCGGCTTCAACAATACCATCACATTCAACAGGGTTTTCAAGAAAGTAACAGGAATGACCCCTTCCAGCTATATTTCCGGCTACAAACGCAAATAG
- a CDS encoding sensor histidine kinase, with protein sequence MKVVVLYSILLLFPISLLAHDSLQYTVRQYTDENGLPQNSVKAMGFDRSGFLWMNTENGVVRFDGQFFRSFNKNQLPLRSSRMSWLLPDLQTGALISVTERNQLICMQDGQATLLTDHYLLSEIPLGPDIHDDNYKLYSALGLPNVFSSLIRIEKYKISTAVDRYYLLTSDSIIARDKGKMEFSLQYKAGNYWEFFLVGNRLYQIQGVQIKLIEAGQVIATGQLQGDIRQHPGFLNGKVQPKIYWSTSAGQVFVVMDKSLYMVKPGAKNGLTTELLMRDFDYEANRITVVCYDTLYKRIFMGSQTRGLFVFTRKPFFTMRSGQSDADEVYYAQALVGENRILTPQGYLFNLQDIHEVLPEFNKRMREDRSSMVLDHNKNIWVKHRTMLYCFDPTGRKLLREFSYPYNITMLYEDQDSNLIVGIKRRAAWRFSLNDPLAKPEVVYPSIKDLCYIQEEGKLRMWMGCGNGLYSIDKSTGKIDSIKELSGKYIRSLYVRQEGEIWISTHEDGFYLYDGKKLIAMPMDKGGYLASAHCVIEDDNGFFWITTNKGLFQTARQDLLDYAAGKQHSPFYLYYDKYTGFNTNEFNGGCQPCGLKLKGGYFSLPSLNGLVVGNPSKLVPEVPSLNLFIDRIEIDGQSIPLADTISLDNHFDFFRLFITTPYFGNSYNRHLDFSLVKDGNAGTWLPLDGDGSIKLSSLASGSYEIRIRKANGFGADNHLVKSVLLVVPLAFYETVWFRLLMALLVIIGFFLYMRIKLRYIRRKNAQLEEKIDERTQALQATLKELQQSEESMRRQTRMQERMIAAITHDIKTPLKYLTGAARRLFESTEGEKTTDDKKRSAHLIYESGYRMYHLTDNLLQYIKLNSSQGSIVMDKLCLNVLVENKLQIFNEIAAEQSTRIENNIPRDTYVLSNHHLLGIMVHNLIDNAVKATFDGVVKISATTDDDTVCIRVEDSGFGMSKQTQQWCNDEMGTAGSGNGISSKSGLGLIIVKDLVAQMKGRVRVSDGKEGGTVVELIFTK encoded by the coding sequence ATGAAAGTAGTTGTACTGTATTCTATCCTTTTATTATTTCCAATTAGTCTTCTTGCACATGATTCCCTGCAGTACACTGTCCGGCAGTATACTGATGAGAATGGTCTGCCGCAAAACAGCGTAAAGGCCATGGGCTTCGACAGAAGCGGTTTTCTCTGGATGAACACGGAGAATGGCGTTGTACGATTTGACGGACAATTTTTCCGCTCCTTCAATAAGAATCAACTTCCGCTGAGGAGCAGCCGGATGTCATGGCTGCTTCCTGATCTCCAGACCGGCGCACTGATCAGTGTTACTGAAAGGAACCAGTTGATCTGTATGCAGGACGGCCAGGCAACTTTACTGACGGATCACTATTTACTTTCTGAAATTCCTCTTGGACCTGATATACATGACGACAATTACAAATTATATAGTGCGCTGGGTCTTCCCAATGTGTTCTCCAGCCTGATCAGAATTGAAAAGTACAAGATAAGCACGGCGGTGGACAGGTATTATTTACTTACCAGCGATTCCATCATTGCCCGGGACAAGGGAAAGATGGAATTCTCTTTACAATATAAGGCTGGAAATTACTGGGAATTCTTCCTGGTGGGAAACAGGTTGTATCAGATTCAGGGTGTACAGATCAAATTGATAGAAGCCGGTCAGGTCATTGCAACGGGACAATTGCAGGGAGATATTCGTCAGCATCCCGGTTTCCTTAACGGCAAGGTGCAGCCGAAAATTTACTGGAGCACCAGTGCTGGACAGGTATTTGTAGTAATGGATAAATCGCTTTACATGGTGAAGCCCGGAGCAAAAAACGGCCTCACTACGGAGCTGCTGATGCGTGATTTCGATTATGAAGCAAACAGGATCACAGTTGTTTGTTATGACACCCTTTACAAGCGCATCTTCATGGGGAGCCAGACGCGCGGTCTGTTCGTTTTCACAAGGAAACCTTTTTTCACCATGCGCTCAGGCCAGTCCGATGCAGATGAAGTGTACTACGCACAGGCCCTTGTGGGGGAGAACAGGATCCTAACGCCCCAGGGATATTTGTTCAACCTGCAGGATATACATGAGGTATTGCCGGAATTCAACAAAAGGATGCGGGAAGACAGATCCAGTATGGTGCTGGACCATAATAAGAATATATGGGTGAAGCACCGGACGATGCTGTACTGTTTTGATCCCACAGGCAGGAAACTGTTGAGGGAATTCAGTTATCCTTATAATATCACCATGCTGTATGAAGACCAGGACAGCAACCTGATCGTTGGCATCAAAAGGCGGGCGGCCTGGCGTTTCAGCCTGAATGATCCTCTTGCAAAACCTGAGGTGGTATATCCTTCAATAAAGGACCTCTGTTATATCCAGGAAGAAGGGAAACTCAGGATGTGGATGGGCTGCGGAAATGGTTTGTACAGTATAGATAAATCAACCGGAAAGATCGATTCCATCAAAGAGTTATCGGGAAAGTATATACGAAGTTTGTATGTGCGCCAGGAAGGCGAGATCTGGATCAGCACCCATGAAGATGGATTTTACCTTTACGATGGAAAAAAGCTGATTGCCATGCCCATGGACAAAGGCGGATACCTGGCTTCAGCGCATTGTGTGATTGAAGATGACAATGGCTTTTTCTGGATCACTACCAATAAGGGATTGTTCCAGACTGCAAGGCAGGACCTGCTGGATTATGCGGCAGGAAAACAGCACAGTCCATTTTATCTGTATTACGACAAATACACTGGTTTCAATACGAATGAATTCAACGGCGGCTGCCAGCCTTGTGGCCTGAAGCTCAAAGGTGGTTATTTCTCCCTGCCTTCGCTCAATGGCCTGGTGGTGGGAAATCCATCGAAGCTGGTGCCGGAAGTGCCTTCGCTCAATCTCTTCATAGACAGGATCGAGATCGATGGTCAATCCATTCCGCTGGCCGATACCATCTCGCTGGACAATCATTTCGATTTTTTCCGGCTCTTCATTACCACTCCTTATTTTGGTAATTCTTACAACAGGCATCTTGATTTTTCGCTGGTGAAGGATGGAAATGCCGGCACCTGGTTGCCGTTGGATGGCGATGGAAGTATCAAGCTGTCTTCCCTGGCTTCGGGTTCCTATGAGATCAGGATCCGGAAGGCGAATGGATTTGGCGCCGATAACCACCTGGTGAAAAGCGTGTTGCTGGTGGTTCCGCTGGCGTTCTATGAAACTGTCTGGTTCCGTTTGCTGATGGCATTGCTGGTGATCATCGGATTCTTTTTGTACATGCGCATAAAGCTGCGGTATATCCGCAGGAAGAATGCGCAACTGGAGGAGAAGATCGATGAACGCACACAGGCTTTGCAGGCAACGCTGAAAGAACTGCAGCAATCGGAAGAAAGCATGCGCAGGCAAACGCGGATGCAGGAACGGATGATCGCTGCCATCACTCATGATATCAAAACACCGCTCAAATATCTTACCGGAGCAGCCAGGAGATTGTTCGAAAGCACAGAAGGGGAGAAGACCACCGATGATAAGAAACGAAGCGCCCACCTGATCTACGAATCCGGTTACAGGATGTATCACCTTACAGATAATCTGCTTCAATACATCAAGCTGAACTCTTCACAGGGCAGTATTGTAATGGACAAGCTCTGTTTGAATGTGCTGGTGGAAAACAAGCTGCAGATCTTCAATGAGATCGCTGCGGAGCAATCCACCAGGATCGAGAACAATATTCCCAGGGATACTTATGTGCTGAGCAATCATCACCTGCTGGGGATCATGGTACATAACCTGATCGACAATGCAGTGAAGGCCACTTTCGATGGCGTGGTGAAGATATCGGCAACCACAGATGATGATACTGTTTGCATTCGTGTGGAGGACAGCGGTTTTGGCATGAGCAAGCAAACGCAGCAATGGTGTAATGACGAAATGGGCACTGCCGGATCGGGCAATGGCATTAGCAGCAAATCGGGATTGGGGCTGATCATTGTCAAGGACCTGGTGGCTCAGATGAAGGGACGTGTGCGGGTGAGTGATGGGAAAGAAGGGGGAACGGTGGTGGAGCTGATCTTTACAAAATAA
- a CDS encoding response regulator → MPNILIADDHAIVRYGTTLIIKDLMPGVHVSEAENFSQVLKLLNQQRFDLLILDINIPGGNNLQMIDVVRLHQPQIRILIFSGYDEQLFALRYLQAGVDGYLVKHSPEEDLKTAIRTILNNEKYISSTVRQHLLNGLNTKSDIAKNPLQSLSNREMEVMQLLIKGSSVADIGSMLSLQISTVSTYKARIFDKLDVANVIDLAEKVRLYGGQAS, encoded by the coding sequence ATGCCGAACATCTTGATTGCGGATGATCACGCGATCGTACGCTATGGAACTACCCTGATCATAAAAGACCTTATGCCTGGTGTTCACGTATCCGAAGCAGAGAACTTCAGTCAGGTCCTTAAATTATTAAACCAGCAAAGGTTTGACCTGCTTATCCTCGACATCAATATCCCCGGTGGAAACAACCTCCAGATGATTGATGTAGTGCGGCTTCACCAACCCCAGATCCGGATCCTGATCTTCTCCGGTTATGATGAACAACTCTTCGCACTTCGATACCTGCAGGCAGGAGTAGACGGATACCTGGTGAAACATTCACCTGAAGAAGACCTCAAAACCGCTATCCGCACCATTCTCAACAATGAGAAATACATCAGCTCCACCGTAAGGCAACACCTGCTCAACGGCCTCAATACAAAATCAGACATCGCAAAGAACCCACTGCAATCCCTTTCCAACCGTGAAATGGAAGTGATGCAATTACTCATCAAAGGCTCAAGCGTAGCTGATATCGGCAGCATGCTCAGCCTGCAGATATCTACTGTGAGTACTTACAAAGCGAGGATCTTCGATAAACTGGATGTTGCCAATGTGATAGACCTGGCAGAAAAAGTAAGATTGTACGGCGGACAGGCATCCTGA
- a CDS encoding OmpA family protein, with protein MRRRILPLAAFAMLFASVASGQEISRKKGKLIGFSVNATDFKTPNDIKATSFKDTWKKGDWHNFKNHDFGFSLMYWQGITNKIDFSGRYNGVFTNYSKNGSSNEYSNEFEGSLHARLLNDNYTVNPFLTAGVGVGNYGSRWSPYAPLGIGAQVNIAGLTYIFVQANYRLAFNQKKHDDNLFWSIGFTENISKPKKSEPVKTVPIPVIEAPKDTDGDGVVDSLDACPDIKGLAQFQGCPDTDGDGVPDKDDKCPDVKGLVRYNGCPIPDTDGDGVNDEEDKCPNVPGVARYNGCPVPDTDKDGVNDEEDKCPNLPGPKENNGCPVVKEEVVKKVNVAAGKIFFTTGTAKLMAKSNASLDLVAAEMKKDADLKLSIEGHTDNTGTDKVNQPLSEKRAQAVLAYLKSKGVDESRMNAAGFGSANPIADNKTAKGRTLNRRVELKLSY; from the coding sequence ATGAGAAGAAGAATTTTACCCCTCGCGGCCTTCGCGATGCTGTTCGCTTCTGTTGCATCAGGCCAGGAAATCTCCAGGAAGAAAGGAAAGCTTATCGGCTTCAGTGTAAACGCCACCGACTTCAAAACTCCCAACGACATCAAAGCCACTTCTTTCAAAGACACCTGGAAAAAAGGTGACTGGCATAATTTCAAGAATCATGATTTCGGATTCTCGCTCATGTACTGGCAGGGAATCACCAACAAGATCGATTTCTCAGGCCGCTACAATGGAGTGTTCACCAACTATTCCAAAAACGGCTCTTCCAATGAGTACTCGAACGAATTCGAAGGATCACTGCATGCACGCCTGTTGAATGACAACTACACCGTAAACCCTTTTCTCACTGCAGGTGTTGGAGTAGGTAATTACGGCAGCAGATGGTCTCCCTATGCTCCGCTCGGTATCGGCGCACAGGTGAATATCGCTGGTCTTACCTATATCTTTGTACAGGCCAACTATCGCCTGGCGTTCAACCAGAAAAAACATGACGATAACCTGTTCTGGTCTATCGGCTTCACAGAAAATATCTCCAAACCTAAAAAGTCCGAGCCTGTAAAAACAGTGCCCATCCCTGTTATCGAAGCTCCAAAAGACACTGATGGCGATGGCGTGGTAGACAGTCTGGACGCATGCCCTGATATCAAAGGCCTGGCCCAGTTCCAGGGTTGCCCTGATACTGACGGCGACGGTGTACCCGATAAAGATGATAAGTGCCCCGATGTAAAAGGACTGGTGCGCTACAACGGCTGCCCCATCCCTGATACAGATGGTGATGGTGTGAACGATGAGGAAGACAAATGTCCCAATGTACCCGGAGTTGCCCGTTACAATGGTTGTCCTGTTCCCGATACCGATAAAGACGGTGTGAATGATGAAGAAGATAAATGTCCCAACCTGCCCGGCCCCAAAGAGAACAATGGTTGCCCTGTAGTGAAAGAGGAAGTAGTGAAGAAAGTGAATGTAGCAGCAGGAAAGATCTTCTTCACCACCGGTACTGCCAAACTGATGGCCAAATCAAATGCCTCCCTGGATCTGGTAGCTGCTGAAATGAAGAAAGATGCCGACCTCAAACTGAGCATCGAAGGTCATACGGACAATACCGGTACTGATAAAGTAAACCAGCCGCTGAGCGAAAAACGCGCACAGGCAGTTCTGGCTTACCTGAAATCAAAAGGTGTTGATGAAAGCAGGATGAATGCAGCAGGTTTCGGTTCTGCCAACCCCATCGCTGACAACAAAACTGCCAAAGGCAGAACACTCAACAGACGTGTAGAGCTCAAACTGAGCTATTAA